One Micromonospora sp. WMMD812 genomic window carries:
- the gdhA gene encoding NADP-specific glutamate dehydrogenase, which translates to MPETVESVFTSVVARNPGEPEFHQAVREVLESIGPALARHPEYAHARIIERICEPERQVIFRVPWEDDRGQVRVNRGFRVEFNSALGPFKGGLRFHPSVYLGIVKFLGFEQIFKNALTGLPIGAGKGGADFDPKGRSDREVMRFCQSFMTELHRHIGAQTDVPAGDIGVGGREIGYLFGQYKRITNRYEAGVLTGKGLAYGGAQVRREATGYGAVFFAEEMLRQTGDSLDGKRVVVSGSGNVAIYAIEKVHQLGGTVVACSDSSGYVLDEKGVDLALLRELKEERRARLDDYARHVPHAVAVSGRTVWEVPCDLALPCATQNEIGGAEAAALVAGGCGAVVEGANMPTTPEAVRILGRAGVRFAPGKAANAGGVAVSALEMQQNASRDSWSFAESEQRLRETMRDIHGRCWATAEEYGLPGDYVAGANINGFRRVAEAMLAHGLV; encoded by the coding sequence GTGCCGGAAACCGTGGAGTCGGTGTTCACGAGCGTGGTCGCCCGGAACCCGGGTGAGCCCGAGTTCCACCAGGCGGTGCGGGAGGTGCTGGAGAGTATCGGCCCGGCGCTGGCCCGGCACCCGGAGTACGCGCACGCGCGGATCATCGAGCGGATCTGCGAGCCGGAGCGGCAGGTCATCTTCCGGGTGCCCTGGGAGGACGACCGCGGGCAGGTGCGGGTGAACCGGGGATTCCGGGTGGAGTTCAACAGCGCCCTGGGTCCGTTCAAGGGCGGGTTGCGTTTCCACCCCTCGGTCTACCTGGGCATCGTGAAGTTCCTCGGCTTCGAGCAAATCTTCAAGAACGCGCTGACCGGCCTGCCCATCGGAGCGGGCAAGGGCGGTGCCGACTTCGACCCGAAGGGTCGCTCGGACCGGGAGGTCATGCGCTTCTGCCAGAGCTTCATGACCGAGCTGCACCGGCACATCGGCGCGCAGACCGACGTGCCGGCGGGTGACATCGGCGTCGGTGGGCGGGAGATCGGCTACCTGTTCGGCCAATACAAGCGGATCACCAACCGGTACGAGGCGGGTGTGCTGACCGGCAAGGGGCTGGCGTACGGGGGTGCGCAGGTGCGGCGGGAGGCGACCGGATACGGGGCGGTCTTCTTCGCCGAGGAGATGCTCCGGCAGACCGGCGACAGCCTGGACGGCAAGCGGGTGGTGGTGTCGGGATCGGGCAACGTGGCGATCTACGCGATCGAGAAGGTGCACCAGCTCGGGGGCACGGTGGTGGCGTGCTCGGACTCGTCCGGCTACGTGCTGGACGAGAAGGGCGTCGACCTCGCGCTGCTGCGCGAGCTGAAGGAGGAGCGGCGGGCCCGGCTCGACGACTACGCGCGGCACGTGCCGCACGCGGTCGCGGTCTCCGGTCGTACCGTCTGGGAGGTGCCCTGCGACCTGGCCCTGCCGTGCGCGACGCAGAACGAGATCGGCGGCGCGGAGGCCGCGGCGCTGGTCGCCGGCGGCTGCGGCGCGGTGGTGGAGGGGGCGAACATGCCGACCACGCCGGAGGCGGTGCGCATCCTCGGGCGGGCCGGGGTGCGGTTCGCGCCGGGCAAGGCGGCCAACGCGGGCGGGGTGGCGGTGAGCGCCCTGGAGATGCAGCAGAACGCCAGCCGGGACTCGTGGTCGTTCGCCGAGTCGGAGCAGCGGCTGCGGGAGACCATGCGCGACATCCACGGTCGCTGCTGGGCCACCGCCGAGGAGTACGGCCTGCCGGGCGACTACGTGGCCGGGGCCAACATCAACGGGTTCCGCCGGGTGGCCGAGGCGATGCTGGCGCACGGGTTGGTCTGA